Within the Thalassotalea ponticola genome, the region AGCGCCTGCAGTTTTTCGCTTGGCTCACCCACAGGTGGTGGAATGTTGGCAACGATACTCTCTAGCACATCTTCAATACCAATACCAGTTTTCGCCGAACATCGCACAGCATCCGTGGCATCGATACCAATAATGTCTTCAATTTCTTCACTAACGCGATCGGGGTCGGCCTGTGGCAAGTCAATTTTGTTTAAAATTGGTACCACTTCGAGATCCATTTCAATGGCGGTATAACAGTTGGCAAGCGTTTGAGCTTCAACGCCTTGCCCAGCGTCAACAACTAATAAAGCACCTTCACACGCGGCAAGAGATCGAGATACTTCATAAGAAAAGTCTACGTGGCCCGGTGTATCGATAAAGTTGAGTTGATAGGTCTCCCCATCTTTGGCCTTGTAATCTAAGGTAACACTTTGCGCTTTAATGGTAATACCGCGTTCTCGCTCTAAGTCCATTGAATCAAGGACCTGTGCCGCCATTTCGCGGTCGGAAAGGCCACCGCAATGTTGGATAAGGCGATCGGATAATGTCGACTTACCATGGTCGATGTGGGCAATAATTGAAAAGTTGCGTATATGCTTCATTTAAATAAATTTTCATTGAAACTTTAAGTCGCTGGTCACGTTACCCGTAAAGCTTTTGCTAAATCGGTCTATCGGTGCGATTACCGATCGCGACTTAAAAGTGGTTAATAAATACAGTTAGCGCGAATTTTACATGAATAATCAATGTGGCGCTAATTAAAAGTTTGTCGCGCTTAACGCAACAACGGCCTGTTACTATAATCTCAGCCAGTTATCAGCAGTCACTAATCGCGATTGGATAACTCGACTACGTCAATTTTTAACGATTGCTCCGGCGACTGATTACAGCGCCTAACAATATGCGGGCGCAACCCTTGTTGGTCTTTCTTGCGCTGGTGTCGCTTGGCAAGCCACCAACCACAAACCGCGCTGAGCATAGCACCAAGCACGGCCCATAATTCACTGTATTGCATGCGCTCAGCAATCCATAGCTGGCTGACAACCGCGCCAATCAACAAGCCAAACAACGGCCATAAATAAACCACAAAGGCAGTTGCTAACATCGCTTTTTCGTCAAGCGCTATGACCACTTCATCGCCCACAGCCAAGTTGTCAATGTCGTGCTCAACACTGAACACAACCCGCTTTTGTGGAAAGGCATTAGCGACTTGCCCACTGCCGCAACTTTGTTGTTGCTGACAGCCACTGCACGAGGACTTAACCATGCTTTCTACGTCAGCAATACCGCCGTTTACTCGGGTGACAAACGCCGTTTCTTCAATCATCTGTACTCTACTTCAAGGATTTGCTTTTGCTGTTGCAGTTTACCACAAAAACAAGCGGCTAGTTAAAGACAACAGATTCTGCGATGTGAGCGGCCGTTTTGGCTGGTATTTTTCCAATGACGGTAATTTCA harbors:
- a CDS encoding SoxR reducing system RseC family protein, giving the protein MIEETAFVTRVNGGIADVESMVKSSCSGCQQQQSCGSGQVANAFPQKRVVFSVEHDIDNLAVGDEVVIALDEKAMLATAFVVYLWPLFGLLIGAVVSQLWIAERMQYSELWAVLGAMLSAVCGWWLAKRHQRKKDQQGLRPHIVRRCNQSPEQSLKIDVVELSNRD